TCATAGGTACTTCTTCCAATCTTATGTAGAatttatcaatttatttgcagTATGAAAGTTGCGTTATCTGAATAGGGCTGTTACCGTGATTAATGTGATGTAGTGAATGTGGGGCAGCTCAGATAATGTCTCCGAGTGATCGGCTCGCGCTCGTAAATTAATTAACACTAAGCCGCAGCCACCCTAATCTCAGCTGAGGTCGGGACACTTTCACGAATAAGATAAATGTAATGATAATCTCGAAAGACCTCCCGCTCCCCGCTAGGCCTCTGGAGGcgagcttttatttttttaaagataaaaaacattttcttcgtAAAGATAAATGATACAACTTTTGTTTACAATCGACTTCTAGAGCTTAGATAAGAACTAAAAGTAAGTGAGCTACTGAGCCTACATCCAAAAGTTCTAGGTAAAAGTTTGGAAGCCCCGCTATCTCGATTCTTAAACTTTTCTATTTTACATAATTCAATCCTTTGTTAAGAAGTCTCTGCATGGCGGGACAACTTTGACAATTAGGTCCGCCAGTTAAGATTGCCCACAAATGTCGTCCTCCCTCGCCGCGAAGTTGAATTACCTCGATGAACTTtcttataaaagtaaaaagccttttttatttaacaactGGCTAGATTACAATGAGAAACATGTACCTACGTGTTTCTGGATATAATATTTGCAATTTCATTGATACTCTAAGGCGAGTATGCATCTTTGACGGCAGGGAAAAGCGaatgtggtgtgtcaggatcgtagcaagtggaattccgtgatctctgcctaacccaacgggaaataggcgtggttcTATATCTGTATGTAATTTCTTTGATAATTATGCGAAATATTCATAAAAGTGTTTACTATCTATAGATGAAGGTTTGTAATTGACATTTAGACAAAATAATTGCTTTATTtacaactaaaataataattttcctaAAGTGTATAAATTTCCGCGCTGATATTTTCGGGTGTGGCATAAGAAAAATAGATAGCATATTTTCTCCGCCATTTTATGGCGATAATCACAGGAaatttttaaaaattttttAGCATATCATATCAGCTCACGACAATGTTCCCTGGGGGTGGTCACAAGTACATTCATCGCAGTTGAACTATAAATAACCCACGCAAGTGCTATATTTTTAACTGAAACATAGGATGGTAGTTTAATTGCAATCAGTTGCGCAAATGCAATCAGCGCACGACACGGCCTGGGTGGCGCCGCGGTAATGAAGCATGTCACAGCTCTACACAGCGCGGGTTCGATCCTCGTCTGTCACCTACTAACATCAATTGCACAGCAGTGCTCGTCTCTTGTATTCCATGTAACAAACGGGTAATTAACCTAAgaaatacttatataaacacATACagaagatcacgcctatttcccgtggGGGTACGCAGGGAttacgaaattccacttactacgatcctgcgCCCTTCTTCCACTaccatcaaagacttcatgcatgctcgccggtttagactaCTCTTGACTggacttttctttaaaacattctggACGTGTATTAAATGTAAAACACTTCCTTTCACCGCAATATTCCCAAACTACTTTAAAGAATATCTCAGAGCACGGCGGCAAATATCATCGATACAAAGTTTTGAATAGAATTTAAGAGTGCTGCAGTCGACAGCAGACTGCAGAGACATAGTAAACAAAGAACAGCAGACCATATTCATTGGCGGTACAATTAAGAAAAAAACGGCTAGGTAGATACCCCGAAGGTCAAAGTTACCAGGTGCGATTTCTGGGTATGTCGGATTTTAAACGTAAAATTACATTGGAACGTAACTATATTTAACTTGTTTTATTGTGATTACTTGCTTCGGACGGGATTTGCATATTTAGCCACCACTAAGAAAATCCCTGAGAGCTTTCACTTCTTAGAAAAGAGACTCTATAGACCTACGCAGCGTTGCATGCTTTAGACAAAGATaatctacttacctacataccgTATTTTTTCACTGTGGCAGTGGCAAGAGTTGGCGCATAACTCGCCATAACTTTGGCGTAACTCGCCGGTAAATACTTGGCGCCCGACAACTTCGCCATTTTCGCTATTTGCACCTCAATATCTCAAGATTATCGGCTTTTAATTATGCTTGCTTGGGCGTCTACAGGGAACTCTTCCGGTTCTAGAGAGTTGATTAAcggaagtatattttttattgagaaGAACAATATTCATTGACTgagttttgaatttttttatacttattttattcatgACGAAGAGACCGaaaggaattattattattattatgcttcaCAATTTTATAACCACTCGTGATGATAGTGTACCTATAATCTTCATTATTTTATCCATTTATTTCCGAATTCAAATATTGTTgtgtcgtagtaagtggaattctgtagtctctgcctacccttacgggaaacaggcgtgatctcatgtatgtatgaaaaatcttgcCCAAGGCTATAGAGCAACTCAGACCTCCGGCGAGACGGACCCCAAGCAAGACCTCTGTAGAAAATGTTGACTTTctgtaaacaaattaaattatattgtttGAAAACGGTTTTTAGGAGAGGGAACGCAAATTTGCAAATTAGCTGAAAATTTTCAGCTAGATATGAGTAAGGTAACTTTCTTACAGTATTAACACATGAAcacaaattatatattatatttttattattttctattatgcAAGTGCAAGTGTTGCAAGCAGCAGCAAGTTGTTGGGTGTTGTTTGTTTTGCAAATGTCTTAGAAATAAGACACGTtcgcctaacagaaagctcggtgagttgtgggtacttactaacttatttcatcttgcgatgatggatgtacgtcttactaccccaattgggatatagtcgtgagcttatgtagaaaaaaaaaagttaataatgtaggtacttatagatcATTCGATAACCTTATTTTGTTGTCCACAGATGCAAGGGTTTCCAAAACACAAAGCGCGGCGAGGTATGTCGCATCGCCGGCTGCAGCGTGCCGTCATCTAACTCATCCCCCATGCCCGTGCGCCTGCCGCACGTCCAGCCAGACACCTTCCGCCTATTCGTGCAGTACGTCTACACTGGCAAGGTAAACCATGCAATTTCTTCCTTCACATAATTAACTAGTTACACTACTCCACGTCAGATGGCGGTAAATttagcagcgccatctgtaaGCTAATAGTGGAACATGTAACAATACTTTTTAATGTGTTACTATCCAACGCgtataatatagatggcgctgtaattaacaaaaaatatttgtttttttttgttgatgtaGTTAATAAAACAAAAGGTCTGAAAAACTATCTTTCACAGCTTTTGCTTCAAGATTCAGGAGTGTTCGAAATGATGACATTAGCAGCTGATCTGGGTGTTGAAGATTTACGGTCTGCGTGTGAAGATCATGTCACCTCTACTCTGAGCGTGGAGAGTGCGTGCACTCTACTTGCTGCTGCTATGGAAATTCAAGATAGACCAGGTAAATCTGAGCTATACAAAGTGTTATATATTTTCAAACATCTTTTCAGCTGcgatggtggtgtaatggtcagCATAGTTGCCTTCCAAGCAGttgatccgggttcgattcccggccaTCGCACTCTTTTGCACttgtcattttttattatagaaatattttttattacctaccaATTACTGAAAGTTTTTCTTATTActgaattttttttaaagtttcaaaactttttttgtatttttttttggcctggttacaaagacCTTCAGGCCACGTCTTCATTTTCAAAGGCAAAATCGTAAATAATGCAATAGGTACTACAACACATCACGCATattgtatttgtttatttacctTGTCCAAATTTGTATGTATAGGTGttggtataatataatataattttttttttatgattggtGGCCATAGACAGACagtattttttacaatttttttaaaacacGATGCGAGCAGCGGCCATCTTGTTCAATAATCTTTTGTCTATGACATTTTGGCTTCCTTGAAAGCGCGCAGCCGGCGTTTGTTTGATAGCGGTTTTTGTGTTTAGAAATTAAAGTTATCAAGCGAATAATAACCAAAAATGGCATACAAAGGCCCACCGAAAGTGCAGAAGGTGATGGTGCAACCCATCAACCTGATTTTTAGGTATTTGCAAAATAGAAGCAGAGTGCAAATATGGTTGTATGAAAACGTGAATTTGAGGATCGAGGGACACATCGTAGGCTTCGACGAATACATGAACATTGTGCTAGACGACGCCGAGGAGGTTCACATGAAGACCAAAAACAGGAAGCAGATCGGGCGGATCATGTTGAAAGGAGATAATATAACGCTCATCCAAAACGTTAACCCGAACGCTAACGTGTAAAACTAGGTTATAAATGTTTACTACTAAGAGGACAGTCATTCCTAGGTGAATTGAGTGTGATCGTTACAATTCTTACCTGTATAAGTGAAAATTTTGTAGACGTCCAGGTGATCTGTATTGTCTTCATTAAATTTAAGGTTTACAACTTATTGGGTTTTATTTCCTACCATACAAACATCTCTTTCAATGCTTTACACTACATTACACATAGGTATGTATTCAACACTTGCATAGGTTTTTATTCCTTCCTTATTTATTGCCCTTGTAATTGATATGAGTTATGTAAATATTGCAGGAGGCAAGTGTGCATCTTCTTTCATGGAGCGATGCATTGCATTCATTGGGGACAATGCTGCGGACTGTGTCAAGTCAAATGCCTTCCTCAACCTGCCAAAGGAAGCCCTCATCAAGCTCATATCTTCTGACTTTGTTagtacattttgttattgttttagaAACCATTACGTCCGATTTTTACATTTATGTCAGTTGTTTAGTAGTTTGCTCTAGGTTTCCTCGATTTGTGTCATCCTTAATTATGAAATAGCTGCAAACGAGTGCTGGGTGGTGGCCATAGCAGTGTTCAAGATTACTTTTTAGTAATCTCATAGAGCTCGTAAGACCGACacttccagacacaatagttaattaAACAAAGGGGTTGGGATTTTAAttactatattatattactgtAGACACTATTACACTACTACTATTATTACTACTACtttactattttatattttttggattTATGGTTTTTAACAGCAAATAAGAATAGCAAACTGTTagaattaacttttttttgtttttctacatTTTGACAAGATGAGTTGTAACTCCTACACTAGGCTGTAAATATTCAACAGTCACACGAACATTTGGTTAGAGTTTAAATgtaagatttattattattaggcagGAGTAGGTAAAGCTTGTTTCTATTAATGTTATTGTTACATATTATGTGAATGTTTTTTGCAGCTGTGCCTGGAGGAGGAGGAGGTATGGCGCGCGGCGCTGGCGTGGGCCAAGCAACGCGCAGGCGTGACGCAGCCGCCGCCGCACTGGGCTGAGGAGGAGCGCGCGCGCGTGCTGGCGCACCTGGCGCCGCTCATGGCGCACGTGCGCCTGCTGCTCATAGGTGCGTGCGCACTGCTTTATTTACACAAATAAGATTCTTATCACACACTCTGTACACCTGTTGTAACGCACCCGTATGACGTGATTTCGTGAGCGCAATAACGTCAGCGTCGTTGAAGTAGATCATTAACACATTAACAGACACATTAgatattattacaattatagAGCAGCTAGATTTAACACATTTAGTGTGGCatcgaattattttttatgtgataTTACACTGGATTAAAGTCTCCTTATAATTGTAATGCAATGTAACACCGACTGTTTGAACCATTAAACTTATTTTGTACCATtctatttcagtatttcgaacacaattcttgtaattgttatgcgaatAAATACTCATACTCATTCTGTCTTAAAGGTCCCAAACAAAATTAACGGGGAAAGATATTCTGGGCGGGGAGTACTAGTGTGTCCATCAACTTGTTAACCTTACAGGTCACAAAATGGAGATATATTTTCTTGATATTATTGCAGACAGCGCAGTGTTCGCGGAGGAGGTGGAGCCGACGGGCGCGGTCCCCATGGAGCTGTCGCTGGAGCGCTACCGCCGCGCCGCGCTCACGGCCGCGCCCGCCGCTCACCGCCACGACCACGACAAGCGGGTCACGCCGCGGTAACTAACACTTATTACAATACCCACGGTCAGAAAGCCACTTGTTTTAAGCGACAGTGACTCCTATAATAGCAAATTTTCCTATATCAAACATTTTGCAGTTGCAACAAGTATCACTTAAACAAGTAACCTtttaatgcaaataaaatagaTTAAACATTGACAAAGATATCTGTATTAGATAGGGTAAAACTGCAAGACGTCACAGAATACCAGTCAGGGTTGATATTAGTATTAAAAAACCacttttatttggtaaatagaTACGACAACTGCCAAAGGGAAGCTGGAGCCAGCGTCACTTGAAAATTTCCGCGTCTTTTAATCATCAGTAAACTGACTGCCGCactcacgaaatctcagaaattaCAAGTGCTAAGAGGCTAAActacaaattttgcatgggggtcCTTTTAGGATGCGATGTAGGAATTtcgcgaaattcaacccctaaaggGAGGTGGCAAAGTTGGTTTTAAactttatagttttaatagtagagtTTCACGCGAATAAAGTTGCGGGTAACAGCTAgggtttaataaaattttatttgtcagctttgtttttttatattcttgaTCAATTTCACATTTCAGTTTAGCGGTGAACATGTTCGCGGGCTCGCTGATACTGCAGCAAGATAAGAGTGCGTTCCAAGCCGTCATCAACAACTGGTGAGTACTCTTACactacactttttttttacctttgatgggcttgctcttggtcccagacttgcccgaagacattgacgaggcctaagatggagctcactcgcccagaaggtgtctgttcactctggccttgaaagcacccgggttatatgcattcggaaatacagaggACGGCAGAGAATTTCACTCCTTACTTATTTTCAACATAGAGATGGCTGCAAGTCTTATACAGATGATTTATGATTATAAAGTTATGGCGCTGTCCACTCGGATAGTTAGTTCGTGTCTCTGTACCTCAGAGTTGTACCTAAATTAACCTACCAACTTCACTATACCAGGTGCGGAACCCCAAAACAATCGTGGCGCCTGATCTTCCGCGCGTCGACGCACGGCTACTCGTCGGCGGCCTTCCATGCGGCGTGCGACGGCGTGGCCCCCGTGCTCGTGCTCGTGGCCCCGGCGCGGGGGCCGCCGCTGGGGGGGTAAACAACATAATCTACTATCTGAGTAGTAtatgtaaaacaaataaacttcaTTTCATTTTCCTTATTAGTAGTTATGACTCCTCCTAGTTAGATATGCTCGCCCACCATCacaagggacttaaacatagttggcgaggagtaTATATATACTGTTCAACCCGAAAGTTTGTGAGGATGAACGGGGATGTCTGTTACTTTTATGCATTATGCAAAAACTATGAaacagattttaatgaaacttacagCAATGTAGCTTAAACGGCAGAATAACAAGCTGTAATTTATTAAACCATAGGCTGAACAGTTACCGTGAAACCAGGCTTGACCGCGGTCATTGACCTGACAACCCGAgggtagtttttctttttttattataagtccATTTACTGGCAGGTACAGCGACGCGGCGTGGGCGGGCGGCACCGCGGCCGGGTACGTGCCCGCGGAGCGCGGCTGCTTGTTCACGCTGGGGGACCCGCCCACCAAGTACCCGCTGCTCAAGAAGGCTGTCGCGCTCTGCTATCACCCTGAGTAAGTCTTCTATTCGTATATTGCAGGAATTGAAAGAAGTGTTGGCAACaccatcaaaatatttttaattctggtAATTTTCTTCTTTCACTTGCTCTCGCTTTACAAACTCCACAAATTAACATCTACTTAATTAATATCTCAAATTGGCGTTTACTTAAACAAGgccaggggagttaaaaagaccatatcgaagcaattcatcttaaaaaacaatattgctatttgacatttgtttgcattgcgcacttttataagcgtaaatatcaaattgcaatattgcttttgtagatgaattgcttcaatgtggcatttttaacccagAACCCaacaagaaataattacaaggaGATAGCAGGGGTTGTTGTATGCATAAATATCGACAACCTACACCTATGTATACAATCTACTGCTCACCACGGACCTCCCCACATACAATAGGCGTATAAAGCATGCTGCTTAACTCGGGAAGTTGGTGGGAAGATACCCGCGTCtgttgtactttaataaataaaaaaaataggattTATTACATAAATTGACCCTAACACTAATTTGAAGGTCAAGGTTTCCATTATTATCCCAGCCGTTACTGCACAGTTATCACATATACCTCACCGAACTCATCAAAGGGATGAATACAGATTCTACATCCTCACCCTGCTTAGAAAAGATTggcaaaataaaaacataccaTATCCTGAGCATAAAACCACCCTAACCTTTTGAAATGTTCCCGTGTAGTTGCGGCCCAATATTCGGCGCGGGCGCGGACCTGCTGATCTCGAACAAC
This sequence is a window from Pectinophora gossypiella chromosome 14, ilPecGoss1.1, whole genome shotgun sequence. Protein-coding genes within it:
- the LOC126372827 gene encoding probable small nuclear ribonucleoprotein E, with the translated sequence MAYKGPPKVQKVMVQPINLIFRYLQNRSRVQIWLYENVNLRIEGHIVGFDEYMNIVLDDAEEVHMKTKNRKQIGRIMLKGDNITLIQNVNPNANV
- the LOC126372757 gene encoding uncharacterized protein LOC126372757 is translated as MANRVTGTCCTASVERAGLPGLLRDLQRLSEDQDSADIVFLLGPTEEKVYAHRIILIARCKGFQNTKRGEVCRIAGCSVPSSNSSPMPVRLPHVQPDTFRLFVQYVYTGKLLLQDSGVFEMMTLAADLGVEDLRSACEDHVTSTLSVESACTLLAAAMEIQDRPGGKCASSFMERCIAFIGDNAADCVKSNAFLNLPKEALIKLISSDFLCLEEEEVWRAALAWAKQRAGVTQPPPHWAEEERARVLAHLAPLMAHVRLLLIDSAVFAEEVEPTGAVPMELSLERYRRAALTAAPAAHRHDHDKRVTPRLAVNMFAGSLILQQDKSAFQAVINNWCGTPKQSWRLIFRASTHGYSSAAFHAACDGVAPVLVLVAPARGPPLGGYSDAAWAGGTAAGYVPAERGCLFTLGDPPTKYPLLKKAVALCYHPDCGPIFGAGADLLISNNCNTNSDSYSNLHSYGDPAAGAAPVSLAPDYNFTVLDYEVFTFKN